A region of Salirhabdus salicampi DNA encodes the following proteins:
- a CDS encoding GNAT family N-acetyltransferase: MDLKILLLTSNNYAEIVREQKSELPDLETIKRYEEKCSNETLLYNLGVITPNGELVGFGRYVSGTWDPILKPGYVEVTVKVDKEWRNKGIGSWILDEIENRAHKNNAKALQTNIQDIKEMDIEWAKKKGFEITNHTFESQLNLSSFDMSQYDSVCKELESSGIRFTNLAEYPQNADSNNRFWDFWWELVTDVPGMQEKPRPDNERMISLAKDFDKKGFILAADGEQWVALSMILKENDDLCYNSMTGVKKEYRGKGLALAIKVKAIEYALHHNVKYIRTHNNSKNLPMLSVNKKLGYKSKPGFFGLMKPIK, from the coding sequence ATGGACTTAAAAATTTTACTATTAACTTCAAACAATTACGCAGAAATTGTAAGAGAGCAAAAATCAGAATTGCCTGATTTAGAAACCATAAAAAGGTATGAAGAAAAATGTTCTAATGAAACACTTTTGTATAATCTAGGAGTTATAACTCCAAATGGAGAATTAGTTGGGTTTGGAAGGTATGTCTCTGGAACGTGGGATCCAATACTAAAGCCAGGATATGTTGAGGTTACAGTAAAAGTCGATAAAGAATGGCGTAATAAAGGTATTGGTAGTTGGATTCTAGATGAAATTGAAAACCGGGCCCATAAAAATAATGCAAAGGCTCTTCAAACTAATATACAAGATATAAAAGAAATGGATATTGAATGGGCTAAAAAGAAAGGCTTTGAGATAACTAATCACACATTTGAATCCCAATTGAATCTATCGTCATTTGATATGAGTCAATATGATTCTGTTTGTAAAGAGTTAGAATCTTCAGGAATTCGTTTTACTAACCTCGCTGAATATCCCCAGAATGCGGACTCCAATAATCGTTTTTGGGATTTTTGGTGGGAACTCGTTACTGATGTGCCTGGTATGCAAGAGAAACCACGTCCAGATAATGAAAGAATGATTAGCCTTGCAAAAGATTTCGATAAAAAAGGGTTTATTTTAGCTGCTGATGGAGAGCAATGGGTAGCTTTATCTATGATACTGAAAGAAAATGATGACCTCTGCTATAACTCTATGACTGGAGTTAAAAAGGAATACCGTGGTAAAGGACTTGCTTTAGCTATTAAAGTAAAAGCAATTGAATATGCTTTACATCACAATGTGAAGTATATTAGAACTCATAATAATTCGAAAAACTTACCTATGTTATCTGTTAATAAAAAGTTAGGCTACAAATCAAAACCTGGTTTTTTCGGGTTAATGAAACCAATTAAATAG
- a CDS encoding LLM class flavin-dependent oxidoreductase — MKYGFWLPIFGGWLRNVDDEGMPPTFEYAKDVIQSAEKWGYDTTLIAELYLNDIKGPEQDSLEAWSTAAGLAAVTEKIEIMTAVRPGFHNPAVTAKMAANIDHISKGRFTLNVVSAWWAEEAKQYDGVFTEHDERYDRTTEFIEVLKGMWSEDTFSYKGKFYNIENAKLSPKPVQNPNPILYAGGESDKGKQVISSHCDAYVMHGGTIDEVQSKIEDMRVKRQEAGQHPFHSFGMAAYVICRDTEEEAQEELARITDVKDASGYAGFKDFTTKSQLEQKLQLQDYSVSNRGLRPKLVGTPEQIAKRIVEYEKAGVDLLLLQFSPQLEEMERFSKQVMPLVEQLKAKNEEVI; from the coding sequence ATGAAGTATGGATTTTGGTTGCCTATTTTCGGTGGTTGGTTACGTAACGTTGATGATGAGGGAATGCCACCAACTTTTGAATATGCAAAGGATGTTATACAATCCGCTGAAAAGTGGGGTTATGATACTACTTTAATTGCGGAATTATATTTAAATGATATTAAAGGTCCAGAACAGGATTCACTGGAAGCGTGGTCTACTGCTGCTGGCCTCGCTGCGGTAACAGAAAAAATTGAAATTATGACTGCGGTCCGTCCGGGATTCCATAATCCAGCCGTAACAGCCAAGATGGCTGCAAACATTGATCATATTAGTAAAGGAAGATTTACCTTAAATGTTGTATCAGCTTGGTGGGCAGAAGAGGCTAAGCAGTACGATGGAGTATTTACAGAGCATGATGAGCGATATGACCGAACAACGGAGTTTATCGAAGTGTTAAAAGGAATGTGGTCGGAAGATACATTCTCATATAAAGGAAAGTTTTACAATATAGAAAATGCTAAACTTTCTCCAAAGCCGGTTCAAAATCCAAACCCAATTCTTTATGCCGGTGGGGAAAGTGATAAGGGTAAGCAAGTGATTTCTTCTCATTGTGATGCATATGTTATGCACGGTGGCACAATAGATGAAGTTCAAAGTAAAATAGAAGATATGAGAGTAAAGAGACAGGAAGCAGGGCAACATCCGTTCCATAGTTTTGGTATGGCTGCGTATGTTATCTGCCGCGATACTGAGGAAGAGGCACAGGAAGAGTTAGCACGAATAACCGACGTAAAAGATGCTAGCGGTTATGCAGGATTTAAAGATTTTACAACAAAATCACAACTTGAACAGAAGCTTCAATTACAAGATTATTCTGTTTCAAATAGAGGCTTGCGCCCTAAGTTAGTAGGAACACCTGAGCAAATTGCAAAGCGAATTGTAGAATATGAGAAAGCAGGAGTGGACTTGTTATTGCTTCAGTTCTCTCCGCAACTGGAAGAAATGGAACGTTTTTCAAAACAAGTTATGCCATTAGTAGAACAATTAAAAGCAAAAAACGAAGAGGTGATCTAA
- a CDS encoding ATP-grasp domain-containing protein, with product MSKIYVIHENEEWTEHLTNRLRELNLPYEEWLLSSGTVDLTAEPPEGVFYSRMSASSHTRGNRFAPELTSSVLAWLETHGRKVINGSRALQLEVSKVLQYIELEKYGVKTPKTVAAVGKEEIVKAAESFEGSFITKHNRAGKGLGVQLFHSVAALKEYINGPSFEEPVDGITLIQEYIESPESYITRCEFVGGKFVYAVRVDTSEGFELCPADACTIDDLFCPVGEEPEEQEVSKPKFQIVEDFNSPIIEKYEKVLAANGIQVAGIEFIQDKNGQIFTYDINTNTNYNSDAEAKAGKFGMLELAKYLGEELKNV from the coding sequence GTGAGTAAAATTTATGTAATTCATGAAAACGAAGAGTGGACAGAACATTTGACGAATAGATTAAGAGAATTAAACCTTCCTTATGAAGAGTGGTTATTAAGTAGCGGTACAGTTGATTTAACTGCTGAACCTCCTGAAGGTGTGTTCTACAGTCGAATGAGTGCGTCATCTCATACCCGTGGTAACCGTTTTGCACCTGAATTAACGAGTTCTGTTCTAGCCTGGTTGGAAACGCACGGTAGAAAAGTAATAAACGGAAGTCGTGCGTTGCAACTAGAAGTAAGCAAAGTCCTTCAATATATTGAACTTGAAAAATATGGTGTAAAAACGCCGAAAACCGTTGCTGCGGTTGGAAAAGAGGAGATTGTAAAAGCAGCGGAATCATTTGAAGGTTCGTTTATAACGAAGCATAATAGGGCAGGTAAAGGATTGGGTGTACAATTATTTCATTCAGTCGCTGCATTGAAAGAATATATTAACGGACCAAGTTTTGAAGAACCTGTAGATGGAATTACATTGATTCAGGAATATATTGAATCCCCTGAATCATATATCACTCGCTGTGAATTTGTCGGAGGAAAATTTGTTTATGCGGTAAGAGTAGATACGTCAGAAGGTTTCGAACTATGTCCAGCTGACGCATGTACGATTGATGACTTGTTTTGTCCAGTTGGGGAAGAGCCGGAAGAGCAAGAAGTTTCAAAGCCGAAATTCCAAATAGTTGAAGACTTCAACAGTCCAATTATTGAAAAGTATGAAAAAGTGTTAGCTGCAAATGGCATTCAAGTGGCGGGCATTGAGTTTATTCAAGATAAGAATGGTCAAATTTTCACATACGACATCAATACAAATACAAACTATAATAGTGATGCAGAGGCAAAAGCAGGTAAATTTGGAATGCTCGAATTAGCGAAATATTTAGGTGAAGAATTAAAAAATGTTTAA
- a CDS encoding amidase, with amino-acid sequence MDEFAKLDGIGIANLIKQGELSTYDVVQYYIAQIHQLNPLLNAVVHTMFEEAQQVAKHVDYKTSPLAGVPTFIKDLNPVKGHPTTFGSHMLKDYIAKESDEIVKRFQNAGIIFLGKTNTAEFGFLPTTEPQLFGPTKNPWDASLSAGGSSGGAGAAVAAGLAPFAHGSDGGGSIRIPASACGLFGFKPSRGQVPYSDYVNHLSVNHAITKSVRDSAALLDVIQGRGRFDTYPGFKKEHSFLSSVNQPPKKLRIGVTYDWDEKVFVDDETKNSIRHTANLLQSLGHEVDYAAPSFQFEQFAEHFITVWLGSGSVVVKHLGSLAGKELSEEQIERLSFNVYQYGQKLTAFQYEEARIALQQEARKINSYYQSYDLLLSPVLNTTPVSIGFLQDQRDPIHDMLDNFTNYCSFTPIANVTGQPSMSVPLYWSSSNVPIGSMLTGRIGEDHLLFQVASQLERAQPWKKKHQELQRELKKEFLKKMIIGIYD; translated from the coding sequence ATGGATGAATTTGCAAAACTAGACGGAATAGGTATAGCCAACTTGATCAAACAGGGTGAACTATCAACTTACGATGTAGTGCAATATTACATTGCACAAATACATCAATTGAATCCCCTTCTTAATGCCGTGGTTCATACAATGTTTGAAGAAGCTCAGCAGGTGGCCAAGCATGTTGACTATAAAACAAGTCCGCTTGCCGGGGTCCCAACCTTTATTAAGGATTTAAATCCGGTGAAAGGGCATCCAACTACATTTGGATCACATATGTTAAAAGATTATATAGCCAAAGAGAGTGATGAAATAGTTAAGCGATTTCAAAACGCGGGTATTATCTTCTTAGGGAAAACAAACACAGCTGAATTTGGCTTTTTACCGACAACAGAACCACAATTGTTTGGTCCAACAAAAAATCCTTGGGATGCCTCACTATCTGCTGGAGGATCAAGTGGTGGGGCAGGGGCTGCTGTTGCTGCAGGACTTGCACCATTTGCGCACGGTAGTGACGGGGGAGGGTCCATTAGAATTCCGGCCTCTGCATGTGGCTTATTTGGGTTTAAGCCATCCCGAGGACAAGTCCCCTATTCAGATTATGTAAATCACTTAAGTGTAAACCATGCAATTACAAAATCTGTACGAGACAGTGCTGCTTTACTAGATGTCATACAAGGAAGAGGCAGGTTTGATACATATCCAGGTTTTAAAAAGGAACACTCTTTTTTGTCCTCAGTAAATCAACCACCGAAAAAACTCCGTATTGGTGTAACATACGACTGGGATGAAAAAGTGTTCGTAGACGATGAAACGAAGAATTCAATCAGGCATACGGCTAATTTGTTACAATCACTCGGACACGAAGTTGATTATGCAGCTCCGTCATTTCAGTTTGAACAATTTGCGGAACACTTTATTACAGTTTGGCTTGGTAGTGGATCTGTAGTCGTGAAGCATTTAGGAAGCTTAGCAGGAAAAGAGTTGAGTGAAGAACAAATTGAACGTCTATCCTTTAATGTATACCAATATGGGCAAAAGCTAACAGCTTTTCAATATGAGGAAGCAAGAATTGCATTACAGCAAGAAGCAAGAAAGATTAATTCGTATTACCAATCTTATGATTTACTATTGAGCCCTGTCCTGAATACAACCCCCGTTTCAATAGGTTTTTTACAAGACCAAAGGGATCCAATTCATGATATGCTGGATAATTTCACGAATTATTGTAGCTTTACACCTATAGCGAATGTCACAGGACAACCTTCTATGAGCGTTCCTTTATATTGGTCGTCGAGTAATGTGCCAATAGGCTCTATGCTAACAGGACGAATAGGGGAAGATCATTTATTATTTCAAGTGGCATCACAATTAGAGCGGGCTCAGCCTTGGAAGAAAAAGCATCAAGAATTACAGCGGGAATTAAAAAAAGAATTTTTGAAAAAAATGATAATAGGAATATATGACTAG